Proteins found in one Crassostrea angulata isolate pt1a10 chromosome 3, ASM2561291v2, whole genome shotgun sequence genomic segment:
- the LOC128177579 gene encoding uncharacterized protein LOC128177579, whose translation MKTVVLWTLLGSVVLSFITGCFATSTTTVTPGTSSPSTTLSSLASRASTITETTTLKSTSTSTLSAKSTTVLKTSLSSSSTPTTNTNTATPTTSNQTTPITTKSKSLSSTTSAALTTKPTMTSTKSTPAVTTNISAASTSIKPSTALIPTNDVSTATKIPTTQSTVMDADRTTESNISTESGTTTTSDLTVTTTRGSSVKPSGKTSNHVTKTPSITKSTTTSSTSTPTVTRTDGPSIKTNDTKEKTIITKGHDLSSTTPFVSSTQQMLNTSTKPNQPGNINKPQKAGQGALTAAVISVCLVVFFVLLGLAILHIRRRKSSTIRHLRLTNDDDDDFILDMEDIRTNEPTFTYN comes from the exons atgaaaacagtaGTACTTTGGACCCTTCTTGGGAGTGTTGTCCTATCTTTTATAACAGGATGCTTT GCTACAAGCACCACCACAGTAACACCCGGAACATCTTCCCCATCAACAACATTATCGTCACTTGCATCAAGAGCTAGCACTATTACAGAAACAACCACACTGAAGTCGACAAGCACAAGCACTCTATCAGCAAAATCGACGACAGTATTGAAGACATCATTATCATCGTCTTCAACACCAACAACAAATACTAATACTGCAACACCAACAACAAGTAATCAAACTACTCCCATTACAACAAAATCAAAGTCACTTAGTTCAACAACATCTGCAGCATTGACAACAAAACCAACTATGACGTCAACAAAATCTACACCAGCCGTAACAACAAACATATCTGCAGCAAGTACATCTATTAAACCATCAACGGCACTTATACCAACAAACGATGTCTCTACAGCGACAAAAATACCCACAACACAATCAACAGTAATGGATGCAGACAGAACGACAGAATCAAACATTTCAACGGAATCGGGTACTACAACGACATCCGACCTGACAGTAACAACTACAAGGGGATCCTCAGTGAAACCCAGCGGAAAAACAAGTAACCATGTAACAAAGACTCCGAGTATTACAAAATCAACGACTACTTCGTCGACATCTACACCAACGGTAACAAGAACAGATGGACCATCAATTAAAACCAACGATACAAAAGAGAAAACAATTATAACAAAAGGACACGACCTTTCATCAACTACTCCATTTGTTTCCTCTACACAACAAATGCTTAATACATCAACTAAACCAAACCAACCTGGAAACATTAATAAACCACAAAAAG CAGGTCAAGGAGCGCTCACGGCTGCTGTGATATCCGTTTGCCTGGTCGTGTTTTTTGTACTGTTAGGACTGGCCATACTCCATATAAGAAGAAGGAAAAGCTCAACCATCAG GCATCTAAGGTTAACgaacgatgatgatgatgacttTATCTTAGACATGGAGGACATCAGGACAAACGAACCTACCTTTACTTACAATTAA